The proteins below come from a single Mesobacillus jeotgali genomic window:
- a CDS encoding AAA family ATPase: MDQQLYTDIEKWLAQRHHWLQDAASRLIKNNNTLSNTDIQELIELCKTEANLIDSEMKFKSIEPKSLSIKDSSTNLRMDSINYVKGISALGPRNPLSFKGSLSIVYGQNGSGKSSYVRLLKHMSGAKKTGTLLGNVYQQSKQLQECSVKITSNENTSDVRWTPEMGALSELRVLQLYDTDCANVYVNEENEVAYEPWILQFFSQLTNVCIKVGQAIKREMESISLAKLSPPVEFSKTISILWFSKISDSTSKKEIEAHCSWGEADEHELNNKRKQIAETDPIEKMKQYRKTAKSIIDFHKLLSDIKTSLSDVACTRIINAKADFVNIKKAADEDAKKIFEGLPLDGVGTESWKILWEQARSFSEQHAYPSEPFPYTSTGANCVLCHQPLLSEAKSRLNSFESYIKESLSEQAKVAEEHLNKLLGEIKEIPSDAHIELYCNSLGITSEVEKKNVIDFCARLQSRRDCLKNTTSLDQLPPLPTEDILFALTEAAVGKEEEASGFAELAVSEKRDETKNKIIELEARKWLHQNKTVITQNVDNLKCIVKYKDALSLTATQTLSTKKSSLSDVLITSEYIKRFQKELRELGGSRISVNLVKTKAQKGHIYHQIQLKNCHSTVRTSEVLSEGEFRIVSLAGFLADVEGSSDNTPFIFDDPISSLDQLFEEATIRRIARLSLSRQVIVFTHRLSFLTLLEEAANDLGIDCDVTWLRSESWGTGEPGETPVFAKRPDKALNLLLNDRLSRARKVLQEKGRIEYDLLAKGICSDFRILIERFIENDLLADVVHRFRRSVNTMGKIHKLAHITVDDCKMFEELMTKYSTYEHSQSYETPIMLPEPDELKEDMETIKCWLGEFKKRSIT, encoded by the coding sequence ATGGATCAACAACTATATACTGATATCGAAAAGTGGCTAGCTCAACGTCATCATTGGCTTCAAGATGCGGCGTCACGACTAATCAAAAATAACAACACATTAAGCAATACGGACATACAAGAGTTAATCGAATTATGTAAAACAGAAGCAAATCTAATAGATTCCGAAATGAAATTTAAGAGTATTGAACCAAAAAGTCTTTCGATAAAGGATTCATCAACTAACTTAAGAATGGATTCAATAAACTATGTGAAAGGTATTAGCGCCCTTGGTCCTAGGAATCCTCTCTCTTTCAAGGGATCCTTGTCTATTGTATATGGTCAAAATGGTTCGGGTAAATCAAGCTATGTTCGGTTACTTAAACACATGTCAGGAGCTAAAAAAACTGGGACGTTATTGGGTAATGTGTATCAACAAAGTAAGCAACTTCAAGAATGTTCAGTAAAAATTACATCAAATGAGAATACAAGTGATGTTAGGTGGACTCCCGAAATGGGAGCACTTAGTGAGTTAAGAGTTTTACAACTTTACGATACTGACTGTGCCAATGTTTATGTAAATGAGGAGAACGAGGTTGCCTATGAACCATGGATACTTCAGTTTTTTAGTCAATTAACCAATGTATGTATCAAAGTCGGACAAGCTATTAAGCGGGAAATGGAGAGCATTTCGCTTGCAAAATTAAGTCCACCCGTTGAATTTTCAAAAACCATTTCAATTCTCTGGTTTAGTAAAATTAGTGATTCTACTAGCAAAAAAGAAATCGAAGCCCACTGTTCTTGGGGTGAGGCTGACGAACACGAACTTAACAATAAAAGAAAACAGATCGCAGAGACAGATCCTATTGAAAAGATGAAACAATATAGAAAAACTGCAAAAAGCATTATAGATTTTCATAAACTACTTTCAGATATTAAAACCTCTTTATCAGATGTAGCATGTACGAGAATAATTAATGCTAAGGCAGACTTTGTCAATATTAAAAAGGCTGCAGATGAGGATGCCAAGAAAATCTTTGAAGGTCTTCCACTTGATGGTGTAGGTACTGAAAGTTGGAAAATACTCTGGGAGCAAGCAAGATCTTTTTCTGAACAACACGCTTATCCAAGTGAACCTTTTCCATACACTTCTACTGGTGCGAATTGTGTACTTTGCCACCAGCCCCTATTGAGTGAAGCGAAAAGTAGACTAAATTCTTTTGAATCTTACATAAAAGAATCCCTTAGCGAACAAGCTAAAGTAGCTGAAGAACATTTAAATAAGTTGTTAGGAGAAATAAAGGAGATTCCAAGTGATGCACACATTGAACTTTATTGTAATTCTCTAGGAATCACCTCAGAAGTCGAGAAGAAAAATGTAATAGATTTTTGTGCTAGGCTACAAAGCAGAAGGGATTGTTTAAAGAATACTACTTCACTTGACCAACTTCCCCCATTACCTACTGAAGATATATTATTTGCTTTAACTGAAGCCGCGGTAGGTAAAGAAGAAGAGGCCTCTGGTTTTGCTGAATTGGCGGTAAGCGAAAAAAGGGATGAAACCAAGAACAAAATTATAGAACTTGAAGCTCGTAAGTGGTTGCACCAAAACAAAACAGTTATTACCCAAAATGTTGACAACCTTAAGTGTATTGTTAAATATAAGGATGCCCTTTCACTCACAGCAACTCAAACGTTGTCAACAAAGAAATCTTCGTTATCAGATGTATTAATTACATCTGAATACATTAAAAGGTTCCAAAAGGAATTAAGAGAACTTGGGGGCTCTAGAATTAGTGTTAATCTTGTAAAGACTAAAGCACAAAAAGGTCATATCTATCATCAAATCCAACTTAAAAATTGTCACTCAACTGTCCGTACCTCTGAGGTATTAAGTGAAGGTGAGTTTCGTATAGTTTCGCTGGCGGGATTTCTTGCAGACGTGGAGGGTAGCTCGGATAATACCCCTTTTATATTTGATGACCCTATTTCTTCCCTGGATCAATTGTTTGAAGAGGCAACTATTAGAAGAATTGCCAGATTGAGCCTATCTAGACAAGTAATAGTCTTTACTCACCGACTATCATTTTTGACGTTACTTGAAGAAGCTGCAAATGATTTAGGAATAGACTGCGATGTTACTTGGCTTCGGTCGGAATCTTGGGGTACTGGTGAACCAGGAGAAACCCCGGTATTTGCTAAGAGACCGGATAAGGCATTAAATTTACTCTTGAATGATAGATTAAGTAGAGCTCGAAAAGTATTACAAGAAAAAGGAAGAATAGAATACGACCTTCTAGCAAAAGGGATATGTAGCGATTTCAGAATTTTAATTGAACGATTTATTGAGAATGATTTACTTGCCGATGTTGTTCACCGGTTTAGGCGTTCAGTAAATACTATGGGGAAAATTCATAAACTTGCTCACATAACTGTAGATGATTGTAAGATGTTTGAAGAATTAATGACAAAGTACTCCACATATGAACACTCTCAATCCTATGAAACACCAATAATGCTACCTGAACCCGATGAACTGAAAGAAGATATGGAAACAATAAAATGTTGGTTAGGGGAATTTAAGAAGCGGAGTATTACATAA